CAGCCGGGCCGCTGCCCTGTTCCGGATCGAGGTTACGGAACGAAGGGATGGTGGGGCTGAGGTAGTGTGGAAAAAGCTGGAGGAATGGCGGGCGTGGGCTGAAGTAAGCGAAGGCTGTTACCTGCTGCGAAGCAATATCGTCGATTGGGATGCCGAACAACTCTGGCGTGCCTACATTCAACTGACCGAGGCTGAGGCTGCCTTCCGCATCCAGAAGGGCGATTTGAGGATCAGGCCCATCTGGCATCAGAAAGAGGAGCGGGTTCAAGCTCATATTTTGGTCTGCTTCCTTGCCTATGTATTGTGGAAGATGCTTGGGCAAATGTGCAAAAGGGCCGGACTTGGCAGCGAGCCCAGAAAGGTGCTCGACGATATTGCCCAAATCAAAGTCGTCGATGTGACCCTCCCGACAAAGCAAGGATTCGTGATTCGCAATCGCTGTATCGCCCAACCGACCAAGGCTCAGGCAATTCTTCTCCAGATGCTTGGGTTGCATCTGCCCCAGCGAATGAGAATTCACGAAAATGTAGTGTAGACTTTACCTTCGGGAGACCCCCCCCAGATTCGAAACTGCGGAAGTTGGGCTAAAGAGGGACGAGGCCAGCTCAATACGAGTTAGGGCTATGCACTTGACTCAACCTACCATCGGAAAAGCGGCGGAAAACCGAAAATGATCAGGAGACGGTCTACTGACCAGATTCGCGTTCCGGTTCAATAAACTGCTGCGACAGGTTTTTCAACCCAGTTCCTGAATCAGGTTGAGTGAAGTGCATAGCCCTAATACGAGTTGACATGGGAAATCACAGATTAACCGAGAATCCCAATGGATCAAGATAAGTTCAAGGAGATTGATTCGATATTCCATCCCGGTTCCATTGCAGTGGTGGGCGTTTCCCAGCATGGGCGAAAATCAGGTAATGCATATGTTACCACTCTTCTAGAAGGCGGTTTCAAAGGTAATCTGTATGCTGTCGGTTCCGCCGGCGGTGACGTATCAGGCGTGCGGATATTCCCATCTCTAAGCTCCATCCCGGAACCCGTAGATTATGTGATTGTCTCTATTCCCAAGCATCAGATTCTCGACCTGCTGGATGAGTGCCACACAAAGCGTGTAAAGGTGGTGCAGATATTCAGCGCCGGATTTTCCGAGTCGGGCGTAGAGGGCCGCGAACTCGAAAGCAGACTGGTGCAAAAGGCTAGAAATCTTGGAATAAGAATCATCGGGCCTAACTGCATTGGCATTGGAAGCTCTGCCAAAAAGATGAGAATAATGTGGCGGCAGATGCTGCCGCATGAACTGGAGGCAGGGAAGGCGGCTTTTCTCAGCCAGAGCGGCGGCAATGCCGGATTTTTCATGGAACTGGGTCTGGCGCGCGGAATCCGTTTTGGCAAGTTGGTTAGCCTGGGAAACGGGAGCGACCTTGACAGTGTGGACTTTCTGGAATACCTCGGCGCCGATCCTGAAACGCAGATAATCGGCGCTTACCTGGAGGGTATGAAGTACGGCAGGAAATTCCTTCAACTTATCAGGGACATATCGCCAGCAAAGCCGATTGTGGTTTTGAAGGGAGGATTTACCGAGGCCGGTGCCAGAACCACGGCTTCTCATACCGCATCACTTGGCGGGTCCGAAGCGATCTGGAAGGCTGGATTGAGACAGTTTGGAGCCATCAATGTAAATTCCATCGAAGAGCTTGCCGATACAATACTGGCTCTGCATCATTTTCCAAAAATCGAGGGAAGGCGAGTGGCGGTCATCTGCGGAGTCATCGGTGCGGGCGGTGCAGCATGCGTTGCCGCGTCCGATGCCTGCGCTCGAGAGGGGCTGCAACTTCCTGTGCTCTCCGGCAAGACGATCACAAGCCTCAAGAGCATCCTGCCTGCAGCCGGCAGCATATTCCAGAATCCGGTAGATTTGGGAGCTGCGAGTGCGGCCTGCCCGGACATTTTTGCTCAAGCGATGAAGTTAGTCTTTGCCGATCCCAATATAGATATGGTCGTGGTGCATTTGCAGGCAAGCCTCGTTTACCATGCCAGAGGCAAGGACCTGCTCGACAACCTATCCGGCATTTTCATGAATCTCAGAAGAACTCAGGCCAAACCATTGATAGTGCTTTCGCAGTCGCCTTTAGCCGCAGATGAGGACAAGGAATTCGAGCAGGTTTGCTGCAATGCACAAATTCCCACTTACCCCTCCTTTCCCAGGCTGGCCAAGGCCATCGCTAATGTAATCTGGTATTGGAATTTTCTGAGTCGGCTTGAGGATGAAAGGCAGTGAAAGCGCAAAAGCTGCGGATTGGCAAGTGCCCCCCGCCCAGGCCAAGGATATTCAGGAAGAATTGGGCGGAGGAATATCCATGAGGGATGATATCGTCAAGTTGAAAGAAGAAGAGATAATCTAGGAAACCTCTGATCCAGTGGTGCAGGAAAAATCAGGTGCCAAGGATCGGGATTCAGGATTCTGTGGGAATCCGCCCTTACCGTGTTCCTCTCCCATCAAGAGGGAAGGTGGCATGAACTCCCGAAGATAGTAAACTGACTTCAGTTAGGAAAAGAGCCGACGTCCTCTGGCATATAGCAGTGACCGAGGCTGGTCAATTGGACCAGCACCGACGGTACACATCCGGCATATTCTGTCTGCACCCTTCCATCCTCAAACCAACGGCAAGGTGGAGCGTTATCAGCAGTCTCTGAAACGAGAAGTGAACCAGTTACCCTATGAGCTTCCCAGCCTGCTGGAACAGGCGATTGCCGACTTCGTCGACTACTATAACTATCGCCGTTACCACCAGGCACTCGGCAACGTCACGCCTGCTGATGTCTTATATGGCAGGAGAGAGCAGATCCTGCAACGCCGAAAGCAGGTGCGGATACAAACACTACAC
This genomic stretch from Dehalococcoidia bacterium harbors:
- a CDS encoding CoA-binding protein — encoded protein: MDQDKFKEIDSIFHPGSIAVVGVSQHGRKSGNAYVTTLLEGGFKGNLYAVGSAGGDVSGVRIFPSLSSIPEPVDYVIVSIPKHQILDLLDECHTKRVKVVQIFSAGFSESGVEGRELESRLVQKARNLGIRIIGPNCIGIGSSAKKMRIMWRQMLPHELEAGKAAFLSQSGGNAGFFMELGLARGIRFGKLVSLGNGSDLDSVDFLEYLGADPETQIIGAYLEGMKYGRKFLQLIRDISPAKPIVVLKGGFTEAGARTTASHTASLGGSEAIWKAGLRQFGAINVNSIEELADTILALHHFPKIEGRRVAVICGVIGAGGAACVAASDACAREGLQLPVLSGKTITSLKSILPAAGSIFQNPVDLGAASAACPDIFAQAMKLVFADPNIDMVVVHLQASLVYHARGKDLLDNLSGIFMNLRRTQAKPLIVLSQSPLAADEDKEFEQVCCNAQIPTYPSFPRLAKAIANVIWYWNFLSRLEDERQ
- a CDS encoding integrase core domain-containing protein — encoded protein: MSAPFHPQTNGKVERYQQSLKREVNQLPYELPSLLEQAIADFVDYYNYRRYHQALGNVTPADVLYGRREQILQRRKQVRIQTLHHRRAYN